The Chitinophagales bacterium genome has a segment encoding these proteins:
- a CDS encoding BspA family leucine-rich repeat surface protein, with amino-acid sequence MKNIFTLLFLMVMAYVLPKNANAQAFITTWKTDNAGSSSSTSITIPTLAGETYNYDVDWNNDGIFDEFGLTGDVTHDFGVAGTYTIRIQGTFPRIYFNNTGDRQKILSIDQWGNIAWTSMHSAFHGCTNLNLTAIDAPDLSNVTSLGYMFNSCTNFNANINHWDVSNITDMIAMFDSAYVFNQPLNDWNVSNVTNMAEMFYWAVSFNQPLNNWDVSNVTQMAKMFYNANKFDQSLNNWDVSSVTNMSYMFCNANKFNQPLNNWNVSNIKYMAYMFASASTFNQPLNNWDVSNVGVMEGMFYYAISFNQPLNNWDVSNVIRMNSMFSHATSFNQPLFLWNVSKVQYIDYMFYYASSFNQNLGNWNIKNTIYSTNKLKYMLSYSGLDCINYSATLIGWSNNTSTPNGLQLSAQNLQYGTNALTARNKLLAKGWTIIGDSPSGTGCSLPFITTWKTDNTGVSSSTSITIPTTGTGYYYDVDWNNDGIFDNFGVTGSITHNYGVAGSYQVAIRGDFPRIYFNNTGDKQKILSIDQWGDIQWSSMENAFYGCRNLNFSLIPAPYLGNVTSLKSMFFACFNLNANLNHWNTSTITDMSNLFNLANSFNQPLNNWNVSNVTNMSKMFASIPLFNQPLNDWDVSSVTDMSSMFNTVQAFNQPLNNWDVSNVTNMRYMFFNETSFNQPLDNWTVSSVTDMYGMFNSASSFNQSLATWSLNPIVNMSIMLNYSGLDVSNYDATLIGWEAQGISNRTLGATNLNYCNAALQRSNLITTYGWTITGDTKICGASFITTWKTDNAGSSSSTSITIPTFVGESYNYDVDWNNDGIFDDFGVTGDITHDYGVAGTYQVAIRGGFPRIYFNATGDRLKILSVDQWGDITWSSMESAFNSCSNLNITAIDAPDLSGATSLRRMFAGCSSLNANINHWNTTTITDMSYLFNGANTFNQPLNNWNVSNVTNMYAIFSGATAFNGNITSWDVSKVQLFTLAFNAATNFNQDIAAWNTVAANSFQNMFRNAINFNQNLANWTLKPTVNMLLMLDNAGLDVNNYDATLIGWEAQGITGRNLGALNLKYCAAALQRNNLITTYGWTITGDSRDCGDPFITTWKTDNTGISSSTSITIPTTGTGYYYDVDWNNDGIFDEFGITGDVTHDFGVAGTYTIRIQGAFPRIYFNNSASSDKAKLLEVNQWGDVVWTSMNGAFAGCTNLRVFATDAPDLSSVTDMTSMFARCSYMNDNINHWDVSNVTNMTYLFLFASRFNQPLNDWNVSNVNNMTGVFQYASKFNQDISDWEVDNVIRFSSMFRYAPVFNQPLNTWNVSNGIYFTNMFNGAYAFNQPLSTWNISNTTSLKEMFYYATSFNQNLSNWNIAGVTDMTNMLSYSALDVANYDVTLIGWEAQTVQNNVPLGAINLRYCAAEIQRSNLITTNTWTITGDARACGNPFVTTWKTDNAGTSSSTSITIPTTGTGYYYDVDWNNDGIFDEFGLTGDVTHNFGTAGTYQIAIRGDFPRIYFNNAGDKDKILSIDQWGDIEWTSMENAFHGCTNLISSAIDAPDLSICTILDGMFARCTNFNASINHWNVITITDMSAMFYLAYAFNQPLDNWNVSNVTDMHRMFSAAIAFNQPLNNWDVSNVIDMSYMFYNTDVFNQSLNNWNTSSVINMSYMFSYSNVFDQPLNNWNTSSVIDMSEMFHNADAFNQLLNNWNVSSVTNMSAMFFSANAFNQPLNTWNVSSVTNMSEMFIYASSFNQPLNTWNVSSVTNMSYMFNHATVFNQSLANWNITAVTDMTDMLSFSGLDVDNYDNTLIAWEAQTVQNNVPLGATYLKYCAADVQRSNLISTYGWTITGDNKICGEPFITTWKTDNAGVSSSTSITIPTTGTGYNYDVDWNNDGIFDEFNITGNVTHDFGVAGTYTIRIQGAFPRIYFHATGDKDKILSVNKWGDIQWSSMEYAFGDCSNLNVIATDAPDLSNVTSLHSMFSNCTNFDANINHWDVSNVTNMSYMFSRADAFNQPLNNWNVSSVIDLSGMFYNAIAFNQPLNNWDVSSVTDMSYIFNNATLFNQPLNNWNVSNVTNMSFMFNNASEFNQSLNTWNVSNVTEMIWMLNYSGLDILNYDATLIGWEAQTVQNNVSLGAINLRYCAADIQRNNLITTNGWIINGDGKACGEPFITTWKTDNAGSSSNTSITIPASSTGFGYDVDWNNDGVFDELGIGSSITHDFGVAGTYTIRIRGNLSMLYFNNTDDKDKILSVDQWGDIEWTSMYFAFNGCSNLNVTAIDAPDLSGVTSLRGMFYKCTSLNANINHWDVSTITDMASIFYEATAFNQPLNNWNVSNVTDMLAMFYNTSSFNQDLSSWNVSKVTSMAYMFNGASSQQLRTANNNTLQNNFSALNISSWDVSNVTNMFAMFRNATAFNGNISTWNTSSVTDMALMFENASSFNQNLGTWDISNVADMTNMLDNTALSLANYDNILIGWEAQTVQNNVSLGALNLNYCAGATARQNLIDNSSWTITGDNLMCVLPVELLSFTATENNNEVILNWETATEINNKGFEIEYSTDAINWITIGFVEGQGNASFNTSYDFTHQTPENGNNYYRLKQIDLDETFTYSDIAIVNIENNHHVEEFSIYPNPVINILNIKGKDNFNATIINEIGQIIKQFANIKQIDVSNFAKGMYIIQFDDASTIKFIKN; translated from the coding sequence ATGAAAAACATTTTTACACTACTTTTTTTAATGGTAATGGCATATGTATTACCAAAAAATGCAAATGCACAAGCATTCATTACTACTTGGAAAACAGATAATGCAGGTTCGTCTTCTAGTACATCTATAACCATTCCAACTCTTGCTGGCGAAACATACAACTACGATGTAGACTGGAACAACGATGGTATTTTCGATGAATTTGGCTTAACAGGCGATGTTACACACGACTTTGGAGTTGCTGGTACTTACACCATTCGCATACAAGGTACTTTTCCACGCATCTATTTCAATAACACAGGAGATAGACAAAAAATACTAAGTATAGACCAATGGGGTAATATTGCTTGGACAAGCATGCATAGTGCTTTCCATGGTTGTACCAACCTAAATCTAACAGCCATTGATGCACCAGATTTGTCCAATGTAACTTCATTAGGTTATATGTTTAATAGTTGTACTAACTTTAATGCAAACATCAATCATTGGGATGTTAGTAACATAACAGATATGATAGCTATGTTTGATAGTGCTTATGTGTTCAATCAGCCATTAAATGATTGGAATGTAAGTAATGTTACCAATATGGCCGAAATGTTTTATTGGGCAGTATCGTTCAATCAGCCATTAAATAATTGGGATGTAAGTAATGTTACACAAATGGCAAAAATGTTTTATAATGCAAATAAATTTGATCAATCATTAAATAATTGGGATGTTAGTAGTGTAACGAATATGTCATATATGTTCTGTAATGCAAATAAATTTAATCAACCATTAAATAATTGGAATGTCAGTAATATAAAATATATGGCATATATGTTCGCATCTGCTTCAACTTTTAATCAACCGCTAAATAATTGGGATGTTTCTAATGTAGGCGTTATGGAAGGGATGTTTTATTATGCTATATCATTTAATCAACCATTAAATAATTGGGATGTGTCTAATGTAATACGAATGAATAGTATGTTTTCACATGCAACATCCTTTAATCAACCTTTATTTTTATGGAATGTAAGTAAAGTACAATATATAGACTATATGTTTTACTATGCATCTTCTTTTAACCAAAATTTAGGTAATTGGAATATTAAGAATACTATTTACAGTACTAATAAATTAAAATATATGCTATCTTACTCTGGTTTAGATTGTATCAATTATTCGGCAACTTTAATAGGTTGGAGTAACAATACTTCAACTCCAAATGGGCTACAACTTTCTGCTCAAAATCTACAATATGGTACAAATGCGCTTACTGCTAGGAATAAATTACTGGCAAAAGGTTGGACAATTATTGGAGACAGCCCAAGTGGCACAGGTTGTTCTTTACCATTCATTACTACATGGAAAACAGATAATACAGGTGTATCATCTAGTACTTCTATTACAATTCCAACCACAGGTACTGGCTACTACTATGATGTAGATTGGAACAATGATGGCATTTTTGACAATTTTGGTGTTACTGGTAGTATTACACACAATTATGGAGTAGCAGGTAGTTATCAAGTAGCTATTAGAGGAGATTTTCCTAGAATTTACTTTAACAATACAGGTGATAAGCAAAAAATACTAAGTATAGACCAATGGGGAGATATTCAATGGTCTTCTATGGAAAATGCTTTTTATGGTTGTAGAAATTTAAACTTTTCTTTAATACCAGCACCATATCTTGGTAATGTAACCTCATTAAAAAGTATGTTTTTTGCTTGTTTTAATCTTAATGCTAATCTTAATCATTGGAATACTAGTACTATTACAGATATGTCTAACTTATTTAATTTAGCCAATTCATTTAACCAACCATTAAACAATTGGAATGTCAGTAATGTAACCAATATGTCAAAAATGTTCGCGAGTATACCTTTGTTTAATCAACCACTAAATGATTGGGATGTAAGTAGCGTAACAGATATGTCTAGTATGTTTAATACAGTACAAGCATTCAACCAACCATTAAATAATTGGGATGTTAGTAATGTAACAAATATGAGATATATGTTTTTTAATGAAACTTCCTTTAACCAACCATTAGATAATTGGACAGTAAGTAGTGTAACAGATATGTATGGTATGTTTAATTCTGCATCATCATTCAACCAAAGCTTGGCTACTTGGTCATTAAATCCAATAGTAAATATGTCTATAATGCTTAATTATTCTGGCTTAGATGTTAGTAACTATGATGCTACGCTAATCGGTTGGGAAGCTCAAGGTATTTCAAACAGAACATTAGGTGCTACAAACTTAAATTATTGTAATGCAGCATTACAAAGAAGTAATTTAATTACTACTTATGGATGGACAATCACTGGAGATACTAAAATTTGTGGAGCATCTTTCATTACTACTTGGAAAACAGACAATGCAGGTTCGTCTTCTAGTACTTCAATAACTATTCCAACTTTTGTTGGCGAATCGTACAACTATGATGTAGACTGGAATAACGATGGTATTTTTGACGATTTTGGAGTTACTGGAGATATTACACACGACTATGGAGTGGCAGGTACTTATCAAGTAGCTATTAGAGGAGGCTTTCCAAGAATTTATTTTAATGCTACTGGCGATAGACTAAAAATATTAAGTGTAGACCAATGGGGAGATATTACTTGGTCTTCTATGGAAAGTGCTTTCAATAGTTGTAGCAATTTAAACATTACAGCTATAGATGCACCAGACTTAAGTGGAGCCACTTCGCTTAGAAGAATGTTTGCTGGTTGTTCTAGTCTAAATGCCAATATCAATCATTGGAATACTACTACTATTACAGATATGTCTTATCTATTTAATGGAGCCAATACATTTAATCAGCCATTAAATAATTGGAATGTTAGTAATGTAACTAATATGTATGCTATATTTTCTGGTGCAACCGCTTTTAATGGCAACATCACTTCTTGGGATGTAAGTAAAGTACAATTATTTACTTTAGCGTTTAATGCAGCTACAAACTTTAATCAAGATATTGCTGCTTGGAATACCGTAGCAGCAAATTCTTTTCAAAATATGTTTAGAAATGCAATAAATTTTAATCAAAATTTAGCCAATTGGACATTAAAACCAACAGTAAATATGTTACTAATGCTCGATAATGCTGGCTTAGATGTCAATAACTACGATGCTACACTTATTGGTTGGGAAGCTCAAGGCATTACTGGTAGAAATTTGGGTGCTTTAAACTTAAAATATTGTGCTGCAGCACTACAAAGAAATAATTTAATTACTACTTATGGTTGGACAATTACTGGAGATAGTAGAGATTGTGGTGATCCTTTTATTACTACTTGGAAAACAGACAATACAGGTATTTCTTCTAGTACTTCTATTACAATTCCAACTACAGGTACTGGCTACTACTACGATGTAGATTGGAACAACGATGGTATTTTCGATGAATTTGGTATTACTGGCGATGTTACGCACGATTTTGGTGTTGCTGGTACTTATACTATTCGCATACAAGGTGCTTTTCCTAGAATCTATTTCAACAATAGTGCTAGTTCAGATAAAGCAAAACTACTAGAAGTCAATCAATGGGGAGATGTTGTTTGGACAAGTATGAACGGTGCTTTCGCTGGCTGTACCAACTTAAGGGTTTTTGCTACAGATGCACCAGACTTATCTAGCGTTACAGATATGACTTCAATGTTTGCAAGATGTAGCTATATGAATGATAATATCAATCATTGGGATGTAAGCAATGTTACCAATATGACTTATTTATTCCTTTTTGCTTCACGATTTAACCAGCCATTAAATGATTGGAATGTAAGTAATGTAAATAATATGACAGGTGTTTTTCAATATGCATCAAAATTTAATCAAGACATAAGCGATTGGGAGGTAGATAATGTTATACGCTTTAGTTCTATGTTTAGGTATGCACCAGTGTTTAATCAACCACTAAATACATGGAATGTAAGTAATGGAATCTACTTTACAAATATGTTTAATGGAGCATATGCTTTTAATCAACCATTAAGTACATGGAATATAAGCAATACAACAAGTTTAAAAGAAATGTTTTACTATGCTACTAGCTTTAATCAAAATCTAAGTAATTGGAATATAGCAGGAGTTACAGATATGACAAATATGTTATCTTATTCAGCTTTAGATGTTGCTAATTACGATGTTACACTTATTGGTTGGGAAGCACAAACAGTTCAAAATAATGTTCCTTTAGGTGCTATTAATTTAAGATATTGTGCAGCAGAGATACAAAGAAGCAATTTAATCACTACAAATACATGGACAATTACTGGAGATGCTAGAGCTTGTGGTAATCCATTTGTCACTACATGGAAAACAGACAATGCAGGTACTTCATCTAGTACTTCTATTACAATTCCAACTACAGGAACAGGTTACTACTATGATGTAGATTGGAACAATGACGGTATTTTTGATGAATTTGGCTTAACTGGTGATGTAACTCATAATTTTGGTACAGCAGGTACTTACCAAATTGCTATCAGAGGTGATTTTCCTAGAATATATTTTAATAATGCTGGCGATAAAGATAAAATACTAAGTATAGACCAATGGGGAGACATTGAATGGACTTCAATGGAAAATGCTTTCCATGGTTGTACTAATTTAATATCTTCAGCTATAGATGCACCAGATTTAAGCATCTGTACCATTTTAGATGGAATGTTTGCTCGTTGTACTAATTTTAATGCTAGCATTAATCATTGGAATGTAATTACTATTACTGATATGTCGGCTATGTTTTATCTAGCATATGCTTTTAATCAACCATTAGATAATTGGAATGTAAGTAATGTAACAGATATGCATAGAATGTTTAGTGCCGCAATAGCATTTAATCAACCATTAAATAATTGGGATGTAAGTAATGTAATAGATATGTCATATATGTTTTACAATACAGATGTTTTTAATCAATCACTAAACAATTGGAATACAAGTAGCGTAATCAATATGTCATATATGTTTTCTTATTCTAATGTTTTTGATCAGCCACTAAATAATTGGAATACTAGTAGTGTAATAGATATGTCAGAGATGTTTCATAATGCAGATGCTTTTAATCAACTATTAAATAATTGGAATGTTAGTAGTGTTACTAATATGTCAGCTATGTTTTTTTCGGCAAACGCCTTTAATCAACCATTAAATACTTGGAATGTAAGTAGCGTAACTAATATGTCAGAGATGTTTATATACGCATCATCATTTAATCAACCATTAAATACTTGGAATGTAAGTAGCGTAACTAATATGTCATATATGTTTAATCATGCAACAGTATTCAATCAATCATTAGCTAACTGGAATATTACAGCTGTAACAGATATGACAGATATGTTGTCTTTCTCTGGTTTAGATGTGGATAATTACGATAATACACTAATTGCTTGGGAAGCTCAAACAGTACAAAACAATGTGCCTCTCGGTGCTACATATCTTAAATATTGTGCAGCAGATGTGCAAAGAAGCAACTTAATAAGCACTTATGGCTGGACAATTACTGGAGATAATAAAATTTGCGGTGAGCCATTCATCACTACATGGAAAACAGATAATGCAGGTGTTTCTTCTAGTACTTCTATTACCATACCTACAACAGGCACTGGTTACAATTACGATGTAGATTGGAACAACGATGGTATTTTTGATGAATTTAATATTACTGGCAATGTTACACACGACTTTGGCGTTGCTGGTACTTATACCATTCGCATACAAGGTGCTTTTCCTAGAATATATTTTCATGCTACTGGCGATAAAGACAAAATATTAAGCGTAAATAAATGGGGCGATATTCAATGGTCTTCTATGGAATATGCTTTTGGGGATTGTAGCAATTTAAATGTTATCGCAACAGATGCTCCAGATTTATCTAATGTAACTTCTCTTCATTCTATGTTTTCAAATTGCACTAATTTCGATGCTAATATTAATCATTGGGATGTTAGTAATGTAACCAATATGTCATATATGTTTTCAAGAGCAGATGCTTTTAATCAACCATTAAATAACTGGAATGTAAGTAGTGTAATTGATTTGTCAGGTATGTTTTATAATGCAATTGCATTTAATCAACCATTAAATAATTGGGATGTTAGTAGTGTAACAGATATGTCATATATATTTAATAATGCAACTCTATTTAATCAACCATTAAATAACTGGAATGTAAGTAATGTAACTAATATGTCATTTATGTTTAATAACGCGAGTGAATTCAATCAATCTTTAAATACATGGAATGTAAGTAATGTAACAGAGATGATTTGGATGTTAAATTATAGTGGCTTAGATATTCTCAATTACGATGCTACACTTATTGGCTGGGAAGCACAAACTGTACAAAATAATGTTTCATTAGGAGCTATTAATTTAAGATATTGTGCAGCAGATATACAAAGAAATAATTTAATTACTACAAATGGTTGGATAATTAATGGCGATGGCAAAGCTTGTGGGGAGCCATTTATTACCACTTGGAAAACAGATAATGCAGGTTCATCTTCTAATACATCTATTACAATTCCAGCTTCAAGTACTGGTTTCGGATACGATGTAGACTGGAACAATGATGGTGTTTTTGATGAATTGGGTATTGGAAGCAGTATTACTCATGATTTTGGTGTGGCTGGCACATATACTATTCGTATACGAGGTAACCTCTCAATGCTTTATTTTAATAATACGGATGATAAAGATAAAATTTTAAGTGTAGACCAATGGGGAGATATTGAGTGGACAAGTATGTATTTTGCATTTAATGGCTGTAGTAACTTAAATGTAACAGCAATAGATGCTCCAGATTTAAGTGGCGTAACTTCTTTAAGAGGTATGTTTTATAAATGTACAAGTTTAAATGCCAACATTAATCATTGGGATGTAAGTACTATTACTGATATGGCATCAATATTTTATGAAGCAACTGCATTTAACCAACCATTAAATAATTGGAATGTAAGCAATGTAACCGATATGTTAGCTATGTTTTATAATACAAGTTCCTTTAACCAAGATTTATCTTCGTGGAATGTAAGTAAGGTAACTAGTATGGCATATATGTTTAATGGAGCTAGTAGTCAGCAATTAAGAACTGCTAATAATAACACTTTACAGAATAATTTCTCAGCTTTAAATATAAGTTCGTGGGATGTAAGTAATGTTACAAACATGTTTGCTATGTTTAGAAATGCTACGGCTTTTAATGGAAATATTAGTACTTGGAATACGAGTAGCGTAACAGATATGGCTTTAATGTTTGAAAATGCAAGTTCATTTAACCAAAATTTAGGAACTTGGGATATCTCCAATGTTGCAGATATGACCAATATGTTAGACAACACCGCATTATCTTTAGCTAACTACGATAATATATTAATAGGATGGGAAGCACAAACAGTACAAAATAATGTTTCGCTTGGTGCTTTAAACTTAAATTATTGTGCTGGTGCTACTGCAAGACAAAATTTAATTGACAATAGCTCGTGGACAATTACCGGCGATAATTTAATGTGTGTGTTGCCAGTAGAGTTGCTTTCATTTACAGCAACAGAAAATAATAATGAAGTAATACTAAATTGGGAAACTGCTACAGAAATCAACAATAAAGGTTTTGAAATTGAGTACAGTACAGATGCTATTAATTGGATTACTATAGGTTTTGTAGAAGGACAAGGCAACGCTTCATTTAATACTTCTTATGATTTTACACATCAAACACCAGAAAATGGCAACAACTACTATCGCTTAAAACAAATAGATTTAGATGAAACATTTACTTATTCTGATATAGCAATAGTTAATATAGAAAACAATCATCATGTGGAGGAATTTAGTATTTATCCAAATCCAGTAATCAATATTTTAAATATTAAAGGAAAAGATAATTTTAATGCTACTATTATAAATGAAATTGGACAAATAATTAAGCAGTTTGCTAACATAAAACAAATAGATGTAAGCAATTTTGCCAAAGGCATGTATATTATTCAGTTTGATGATGCTAGTACAATTAAGTTTATTAAAAATTAA
- a CDS encoding MBOAT family protein, with protein sequence MLFNSFSFVGLVLITMLIYYIPKLSKYQVNILIISSLIFYSWNNIALVTLLLFSAGINILSSYYIFSEKTKNKKLVAWIGVSSNLLILAFYKYAGLISFTFFKDTDLSDFLITIPLPIGISFFTFQGISLVVDVYKGINSNEDKIISESLYQHAKNTLFFISFFPQLVAGPIVKAHEFYPQIKEKKFSAINWEKSFKEIVLGYFLKVVVADNLKDFTFWIEYPYFQNQDSYSLIMMLFGYSCQIYADFAGYSLIAIGIARLFGYNLSDNFNFPYISTSFKEFWKRWHISLSSFLQEYLYIPLGGNKKGKARTYINLMMTMILGGLWHGASWSYAVWGAFHGLVLAIERFFMKEEQIERSFIVTGIRMLFVFFMVSLAWLLFKLPEFSHVVDYIKCIFTNTYKSPNIQLISNIFIFSLPVILHHLFYLYTFYFNSRLIKKYQFVFYGMLLFLIITNAGVPGSFIYFQF encoded by the coding sequence ATGTTATTTAATAGTTTTTCATTTGTTGGATTAGTATTAATCACAATGCTGATTTATTATATTCCTAAACTATCTAAATATCAAGTGAATATTCTTATTATATCAAGTTTGATTTTCTATTCATGGAATAATATTGCTCTTGTTACCTTATTGTTGTTTTCTGCAGGTATTAATATATTAAGTAGTTATTATATATTTTCAGAAAAAACTAAAAATAAAAAATTAGTTGCTTGGATTGGTGTTAGTTCAAATCTTCTTATTTTAGCTTTTTATAAGTATGCTGGATTAATATCTTTTACCTTTTTTAAGGATACCGATCTTAGTGATTTTCTTATTACAATTCCTTTGCCCATTGGCATTTCATTTTTTACATTTCAAGGAATTAGTTTAGTAGTAGATGTCTATAAAGGAATTAACTCTAATGAAGATAAGATTATTTCAGAATCATTATATCAGCATGCAAAGAATACACTTTTTTTTATTTCATTCTTTCCACAGTTAGTTGCTGGCCCGATAGTAAAAGCACATGAATTTTATCCTCAAATAAAAGAAAAGAAATTTAGTGCAATAAATTGGGAGAAGAGTTTTAAGGAAATAGTCTTGGGATATTTTCTTAAAGTCGTAGTAGCTGATAATTTAAAAGACTTTACTTTTTGGATTGAGTATCCTTATTTTCAAAATCAAGATAGCTATAGTTTAATAATGATGTTATTTGGATATTCTTGTCAAATTTATGCTGATTTTGCTGGATATTCGTTAATAGCTATAGGAATAGCAAGACTATTTGGTTATAACTTAAGTGACAACTTTAATTTTCCATATATTTCAACTTCTTTTAAAGAATTTTGGAAAAGGTGGCATATTTCTCTTTCTTCCTTTTTGCAAGAATATTTATATATTCCTTTAGGTGGAAATAAAAAAGGAAAAGCAAGGACATATATAAATCTAATGATGACAATGATTCTCGGAGGTCTTTGGCATGGTGCATCTTGGAGTTATGCTGTATGGGGGGCTTTTCATGGATTGGTTCTAGCAATTGAAAGGTTTTTCATGAAAGAAGAACAGATAGAAAGAAGCTTTATAGTAACTGGTATTAGAATGCTATTTGTATTTTTTATGGTATCACTTGCATGGTTACTATTTAAACTACCTGAATTTAGTCATGTAGTTGACTATATAAAATGTATATTTACAAATACATACAAAAGCCCTAATATTCAATTAATTTCTAATATATTTATTTTTTCATTGCCTGTTATTTTGCACCACTTGTTTTATTTGTATACTTTTTACTTTAATAGTAGATTAATTAAAAAATATCAATTTGTTTTTTACGGAATGTTATTGTTCCTAATAATAACAAATGCTGGAGTCCCTGGAAGTTTTATTTATTTTCAATTTTAA
- a CDS encoding IS1634 family transposase has protein sequence MSFLRIEKKSSGTYLRILESYRNDEGKSKHKILHTLGKVEDYKPAQLRAIGIQLFELGGGEVKALLTGDLLELGRYNYGYQYLYQKVLQHYGLQDVFRRIASKNKLQFNFSDAVLLMLLERLQDPCSKHQNYLHQSEYLNLPTVSLHHLYRTLDKLADNQSLIQQQIFQTGRDLFNQKLDVVFYDVTTLYFESEVEQQGKLRQKGFSKDGKIGNTQILFCMLIDTDKNPIGYQIFEGNTYEGHTFEKALIDLKKQYQIEKIIMVADRGMLSKHNIEITKNNGYEFILGERIKSLPKTLQTELTDLASFTKQWIYHDTTGEAIVITYKTVEHDGKTIIVTHSQKRAKKDKQDREDKEATAKILLKNTALITKKASRFYIQQNPKGSYELNEQKLINDAKYDGILAISTNNKTLTATQVLEQYKQLYKIEHTFRTFKAHLEIRPMFHWTDKRIKGHICLCYIAYTLLNYTLQRTNKSGLKLTENTLRTTLNKMQVSLLQHNKEQIYVRSRPTENEIALQRAIGLMPLQPIIPKDKLTL, from the coding sequence ATGTCATTTTTGCGGATAGAGAAAAAATCATCAGGCACGTATTTGCGTATCTTAGAAAGCTATCGAAATGATGAGGGCAAATCAAAGCACAAAATATTACACACACTTGGCAAAGTAGAAGATTATAAACCAGCCCAATTGCGAGCCATCGGTATCCAATTATTTGAGTTAGGTGGTGGCGAAGTAAAGGCATTGCTAACTGGCGATTTGTTAGAATTAGGCAGATACAATTATGGCTATCAATACCTCTACCAAAAAGTATTACAGCATTATGGTTTGCAAGATGTGTTTCGCAGAATAGCCTCAAAAAACAAACTACAATTTAATTTTTCGGATGCTGTTTTGTTGATGCTTTTAGAGCGATTACAAGATCCGTGTAGTAAACATCAAAATTATCTACATCAGTCGGAATATCTTAATTTGCCTACTGTTTCGCTACATCACTTGTATCGAACTTTAGATAAATTAGCCGACAATCAATCGCTCATTCAACAACAAATTTTCCAAACAGGCAGAGATTTATTTAATCAAAAATTGGATGTTGTATTTTATGATGTAACCACTTTGTATTTTGAAAGTGAAGTAGAACAACAAGGCAAACTTAGGCAAAAAGGATTTAGTAAAGATGGCAAAATAGGAAACACACAAATCTTGTTTTGTATGCTCATAGATACTGATAAAAATCCGATTGGTTATCAAATTTTTGAAGGCAATACCTACGAAGGACATACTTTTGAAAAAGCATTAATCGATTTAAAAAAACAATATCAAATAGAAAAAATAATTATGGTAGCAGATAGAGGTATGTTATCGAAACATAACATCGAAATTACCAAAAACAATGGCTACGAATTTATACTTGGCGAACGCATCAAAAGTTTACCTAAAACATTACAAACCGAGCTTACCGATTTAGCTTCTTTTACCAAACAATGGATATACCATGATACAACTGGCGAAGCCATTGTAATTACATATAAAACCGTAGAACACGATGGTAAAACAATCATCGTAACACACAGCCAAAAACGAGCAAAAAAAGACAAACAAGATAGAGAAGACAAAGAAGCTACAGCTAAAATACTATTAAAAAATACAGCTCTAATTACCAAAAAAGCAAGTAGGTTTTATATACAACAAAACCCAAAAGGCAGCTATGAACTGAATGAACAAAAACTAATAAACGATGCAAAGTACGATGGCATTTTGGCTATTAGCACCAACAACAAAACCCTTACAGCAACACAAGTATTAGAACAATACAAACAACTTTATAAAATAGAACACACCTTTAGAACCTTTAAAGCACACTTAGAAATAAGACCCATGTTTCATTGGACAGACAAACGAATTAAAGGACATATTTGTTTATGCTATATCGCTTATACACTATTAAACTACACACTACAAAGAACCAATAAAAGCGGACTAAAACTCACAGAGAATACGCTAAGAACTACGCTAAATAAAATGCAAGTAAGCTTGTTACAACACAATAAAGAGCAAATCTATGTACGTTCAAGACCAACAGAAAACGAAATTGCACTTCAAAGAGCAATAGGTTTAATGCCATTACAACCCATCATTCCAAAAGACAAACTAACACTATAA